The Coffea arabica cultivar ET-39 chromosome 4e, Coffea Arabica ET-39 HiFi, whole genome shotgun sequence genome includes a window with the following:
- the LOC140005645 gene encoding uncharacterized protein — translation MVHKELNVNITKDQVYKTFAKAKILIHGKYRQQCTRIWDYCEKLLSSNPGSTVHVETEIDEDSGKERFHRLYICFAALKKGFKEGYSPVLGVDGCHLREPHPGVLLTTVGIDANDCTYSVAHAVVETKNKMSWKWFIEFLKFDLKIHDHKRWTFISDRQKGLGSAIQEILPGLEHRHCVRHLHNNFIKHHLGETLKGMFWACARSSYVNKFESEMEVLRFEVTPMYGSTFVVDLKTMTYAHLKAYEPAIGPINGPNNWKRSKKVLMYAPKKLKLHGKPEKTRRRELDEPIPNFKEYRNVIGNSSISQANEIDEGPIKCKAKELVLVVKHNLGKTGWLLLTGYLMSRMTSEDAWN, via the exons ATGGTGCATAAGGAGTTGAATGTAAATATCACAAAGGATCAGGTTTATAAGACCTTTGCAAAAGCCAAAATCTTGATTCATGGGAAGTATCGGCAACAATGCACAAGAATTTGGGACTACTGTGAGAAATTGTTGAGCTCAAATCCAGGCTCCACAGTGCATGTTGAGACGGAGATTGATGAGGATAGCGGAAAAGAAAGATTCCACAGGCTATATATTTGTTTTGCTGCCTTGAAAAAAGGTTTTAAAGAAGGTTATAGCCCTGTACTTGGTGTTGATGGCTGCCATCTAAGAGAACCACACCCGGGAGTACTCTTGACTACTGTAGGGATTGATGCTAATGATTGCACCTATTCTGTTGCCCATGCAGTTGTGGAGACTAAAAACAAGATGTCTTGGAAATGGTTCATCGAGTTCTTAAAGTTTGATCTTAAAATCCATGACCATAAAAGATGGACATTTATTAGTGATAGGCAAAAG GGATtgggttctgcaatccaagaaaTTCTTCCAGGATTGGAGCATAGACATTGCGTTAGACATCTACACAACAACTTCATAAAGCACCATCTTGGTGAAACACTTAAGGGTATGTTTTGGGCATGTGCAAGGTCCTCATATGTCAATAAGTTTGAATCTGAAATGGAGGTGCTGAG GTTTGAGGTGACACCTATGTATGGGAGTACATTTGTTGTTGACTTAAAGACAATGACTT ATGCTCATCTGAAAGCTTATGAGCCAGCTATTGGTCCAATTAATGGACCTAATAACTGGAAGAGATCTAAGAAGGTCCTTATGTATGCACCAAAGAAGTTGAAGCTGCATGGAAAGCCTGAAAAGACAAGAAGGAGAGAACTGGATGAGCCAATACCTAATTTCAAAGAGT ATCGTAATGTGATTGGAAACAGTAGCATATCACAAGCAAATGAGATAGATGAAGGACCTATCAAAT GCAAAGCAAAAGAACTTGTACTTGTTGTCAAGCACAATCTTGGCAAAACAGGATGGCTGTT GCTCACAGGATACTTGATGAGCCGGATGACTAGTGAAGATGCATGGAATTGA
- the LOC113742913 gene encoding hexosyltransferase GAUT11: MRRRAADYRRPVRRKFSSWIWVLLGTFMIAGFVLFVFHHNYQHEDHAEQQPLLERKIGKGHVAHNSLNLTEEILSARSYARQLAEQMTLAKAYVIIAKEHNNLHLAWELSSKIRSCQFLLSKAAMQDEPISLDEAEPIIKSLSSLIFKAQDAHYDIATTMMTMKSHIQALEERANAASAQSTVFGQLAAESLPKSLHCLDIKLMLDWLKDKSLQELADEKRNSPRLVDNNLYHFCIFSDNLLAVMVVVNSTICNADHPTQLVFHIVTNGIHYGVMQAWFLSNEFKGATIEVQTIEDFTWFNASYSPVIKNLLEKDSRKYYFEGSEDSNIEPKFRNPKYVSLLNHLRFYIPEIYPQLEKVVFLDDDVVVQKDLTPLFSLDLHGNVNGAVETCLEAFHRYYKYLNFSNPLISSKFDPQACGWAFGMNVFDLIAWRKANVTARYHYWQDQNTDRTLWKLGTLPPGLLSFYGLTEPLDRRWHVLGLGYDLNIDNRLIESAAVIHFNGNMKPWLKLGISKYRSLWDRYLDQSHAYLQDCASS, encoded by the coding sequence ATGCGGCGGCGGGCGGCCGATTATCGGCGCCCGGTGAGAAGGAAGTTTTCTAGTTGGATCTGGGTGCTTCTTGGGACATTTATGATTGCAGgctttgttttgtttgtttttcatCATAACTATCAGCATGAGGATCATGCCGAGCAGCAGCCCTTATTGGAGAGAAAGATTGGAAAAGGGCATGTTGCTCATAACAGCTTAAATCTTACAGAGGAAATTTTAAGTGCTAGATCATATGCCAGACAATTAGCAGAGCAAATGACACTTGCCAAGGCTTATGTTATTATAGCAAAGGAGCATAATAACCTTCATCTTGCTTGGGAGCTTAGTTCAAAAATTAGAAGTTGCCAATTTTTACTTTCAAAGGCTGCCATGCAGGACGAACCTATTTCATTAGATGAAGCGGAACCAATAATTAAAAGCTTATCATCTTTGATTTTCAAGGCTCAGGATGCCCATTATGATATTGCAACCACAATGATGACAATGAAGTCTCACATTCAGGCGCTTGAAGAGCGAGCAAATGCGGCATCTGCTCAGAGTACAGTGTTTGGTCAACTTGCTGCGGAATCGCTGCCAAAGAGCTTACACTGTCTGGACATCAAACTCATGCTGGATTGGCTTAAGGACAAGTCGTTACAGGAGCTTGCAGATGAGAAGAGGAATTCTCCCCGACTAGTGGACAACAATCTGTACCACTTTTGCATATTCTCGGATAACCTACTTGCAGTAATGGTCGTTGTCAACTCTACTATCTGTAATGCTGATCACCCAACACAGCTGGTTTTCCACATCGTAACAAATGGTATACATTATGGGGTAATGCAAGCTTGGTTCCTAAGCAATGAGTTCAAAGGTGCTACAATAGAAGTGCAAACTATCGAAGACTTCACTTGGTTTAATGCATCATATTCTCCCGTCATAAAGAACCTACTAGAAAAAGATTCTCGAAAGTACTACTTTGAAGGGTCTGAGGATAGCAATATTGAGCCAAAGTTTCGAAATCCAAAGTATGTATCACTGTTGAATCACCTTCGGTTTTACATCCCAGAGATTTATCCGCAGTTGGAGAAGGTAGTTTTTCTCGACGATGATGTAGTAGTTCAGAAAGATTTGACTCCTCTGTTTTCTTTGGATTTACATGGAAATGTAAATGGAGCAGTTGAAACTTGTCTTGAAGCCTTTCACCGTTATTACAAGTATCTCAATTTTTCAAACCCTCTTATCAGTTCCAAGTTTGATCCCCAGGCCTGTGGATGGGCATTTGGTATGAATGTCTTTGATTTGATTGCCTGGAGAAAAGCAAATGTTACAGCAAGATATCATTACTGGCAGGATCAAAATACCGATAGGACTCTATGGAAGCTTGGCACTCTTCCTCCTGGCCTCCTATCTTTCTATGGATTAACAGAGCCACTTGATAGAAGATGGCATGTGTTAGGATTGGGATATGACCTGAATATTGATAACAGGCTGATAGAGAGTGCAGCTGTAATTCATTTCAATGGCAACATGAAGCCATGGCTAAAGTTGGGTATTAGCAAGTATAGGTCTCTATGGGATCGGTATTTGGATCAATCTCATGCTTATCTTCAGGATTGTGCCTCAAGTTGA